The genomic region CATAGTCGGACAGCTGGAAGTAGGTCATCTCCCCCGGCGGGGTCTCCCCGTCCAGGAAGGCCTGCATCGTCTCCGGGAAGTCGAACCGCTGGATCCGGAACGGCTTGGCCTCCGCGTCTCCCGCGAAGATCCGCTCGCTCCCTTCGCCAAGCTCCCAGGCTCCCCCCTCCAGGAAGATCGCGGTGCGGGCATCGACGCGCCGGACCGGGCGGAACCGCCCGTCGAGCTCGAAATACTGGAATCCGGACAGCTTCCGCCCCTGGGGGTCGACCACCTGGGCGGAGAGGATGCCGCCCGGCCCGCGGACCCAGTACCGGTTCAGGGAGAACTGGGCGTCGATCTTTCCGGGACGGACCCGGAGTCTGGCGATCTCCCTCGCCTTCCGGTTTGCCCAGGGGACGAGGCTCTCCTGGGCGGACAGGGTGGCGCCGGCGAGGAGGGCGCAGCACAGGATCATCGGCGCCACGGCGCGCAGGAGACTGATCCCCCCGGAAAAGAGAGCGGTGAACTCGTTCGCCCGGGCCCTCAGCGAAACGGTGATCAGTACCGCCAGCAGCACCGCGACCGGAGAGATCATGAGAAAGATGTTCGGCGCCCCGTACAGGTAGTACCGGAGGATTTCCCCTACGCTTGCCTGGTGCCTGAAGAACTCGTCCGCCCGGTCGACGAAGTCGATCACCAGGAACAGGACCAGAACCGCTCCGAGGCAGGCGGCCGCCATCCGGAGGAATTCCTTCAGCAGGTAGCGGGTGACGACCCTCATCGCGATCCCCGGAGCCTCTCGAACAGGTTCGGAATCAGCACCAGCCGGGACTCGGAACGGACCAGGAACCAGCCCGCCAGAACGATCCCGACGGCATTGGGGGTCCACAAAAGAACTTCCATCACCCACGGCATGGTCGGTTCCAGCGCTCCCCCCGCGGCGAGGAAGATGTAGTACAGGAGAATCACCGCGACGGTCAGCGCGAGGGCCGGAGACTTCCCCCGCGCCCGCTGGGAAAGGCCCAGCGGAATGGCGAGAAGGCCGAAGGCGAAGCAGGAAGCGGCGAGCGAAAGGCGTCTGTGGAAGTGGTACCGGAAGGAGGCGAAGCGGCCCGTTCCCCCCGTCTCCACGATCCGGGTCCACAACTGCGGGAGGGTGAGACGGCGCGGGGAGTCCCCGTCTTCGGGCCCGGAAGCCTCCCGGGGGAGACGGAACTCCATGCTGGAGAACGCCGCGAGACGGTACACTTCCGATTTCCGGTCTTCATGGTGGATGCTTCCCCGGGAGAGCACGATCCCGAGGGGAGTGTCCCCCGCTTCCGGAAGGAACTCCCCCTCTTCCGCGAAGACGATCAGCGGGTCCTGCCTCTCCATGCGCTGGGAGAGCATCACCCCCGTCATCCTCGTGCCGTCGGAGGAGACCCGGTCGGGAAACAGGAGAATGCCGGGGGCGATCTCCCGGAACACATGCTCCTCGGCGGCCGCCCCCGCCCGCAGCGAGACGATCCGGGCGATCGTCGCCTCGAGCTGCCGGTTCCCCCACGGAATTCCCGCCCAGCCGATGTAGAGATTTGCGAGGCCGGTCACGACGCTCACCAGCAGCACCGGGAGCACGAGCCCCCGCATCCCCACTCCCGCCGTGCGCAGGGCGGTCGTTTCCGAGTCGGAGGCGAGCCTCCCGAAGGCGAGCAAAATGGCCAGGAGCAGGGCCGCCGGGAGGGTGATCTGCAGAAAGGTGGGGAAGAGGCAGAGCAGCATCTTCCCGACGAGCTTCGCGGGGACCCCTTTCGCCACCACGAGGTCGGCCAGCCTGGCGAACCGGTGGAGAAGGATGACCAGGCTGAAGGTGAACAGGCCGATCAGGTACGGCCCCGAGATCTCGGCCAGGAGATACCGGTGGATGACCTTCATGCGCCCGATTATACCTTCGGGAAGGGCCGGCATGACGACATTTCCGGGGGATGCGGAGGAATACGGATGTAGTATCCTACAAGTCGGGGGACCTGCCGGGGCATGAGCGGGAGGCCCCCGGGAAAGAGGCGGCGAAGATGATCGTGGTGCGAGGATCCTCCGCGTTTTCGTCCCGGCAGGGCGTTTCGCTGACGGTCGGGAACTTCGACGGAGTGCATCTCGGGCACCAGGAGCTGCTCCGGCGGACCGTCGACCTGGCAAAACGGGAAGGAACGGTCTCGGTCGCCCTCACCTTCTCGCCCCATCCGGTCCGGTATTTCTCCCCCGGCGCCCGCTTCTACGAGATCACGACCGGGGAGGAGAGGGCGGCGCTCATCGCCGCCGCGGGGATCGACGCGCTGGTGGTGGAGTCCTTCGACGAGGGGATCGGGCGGATGTCCCCGGAGGAGTTCGGGCGGGAGATCCTCTCCCGGAGGCTTTCCGCCCGCTGGGTGACGGTGGGATACGATTTCACGTTCGGGAAAAGCCGGAGCGGTTCCCCGTCCGAGCTCCGTCGGATCGGACAGGAGGCCGGGTTCGAGGTCTGCGTCGTCCCCCCCGTCCTCCGCGGCGGACTCATCGTCAGCTCCACCCGGATCCGGGACCTGCTCCTGGCGGGCAGGGTGCGCGAGGCGGAGGAGCTTCTGAGTCGCCCCTTCGTGCTGTCGGGGCCGGTGGTGACCGGCGCGGGGCGCGGGAAGAAGCTGGGGTTTCCCACCGCGAACGTCCGGTTCTCGCAGGAGCTGGTCCCCCTGCCCGGGGTCTATGTCGTGGAGGCGGAGGTCGACGGCGCGCTGCACCGGTCGGTGGCGAACGTGGGGTTCTCCCCGACCTTCGGGGAAAACTCTCTGGGGCTTGAGGTGTACCTGATCGACTTCGAGCGGGATCTCTACGGGAACCAGGTTGCCGTCCACTTCCGGGACCGGATCCGGGACGAGCGGAAGTTCAAGACGGTCTCCGACCTCGCGCGCCAGATCGAGGCGGACGTCCGCTTCGCCCGGGAGGCGAAATATCCCAGAAGAAGACCCCTTGGAGGGAGGGAGGAGTCGGCCGGGGCGGGAGGCTCTCCGGCATGAAAGGCCTTTTTCCGGCGCTGCTCGCCCTCTGCGCCTTCCTCCTTCTTGCCGCCTGTTCCCCCGGGGGAGGCGACCCCTCCCGGAACCTGCCGGACGTCGCCGCGCTGCAGCAGGCGTTCGTCGGGGCGGTCGAGCGGGCGGTTCCGGCGGTGGTGAACATCCGGACGGTCACGCGGTATCCGCTCCGGGGGCCGTCGGGTCCCCGGTCCGGGAGGGAGGAGATCCAGGACTACCTCCGGGACATGCTCGAGGAGAACGGGGGATTCCGGGAGAACTCCCTCGGGTCCGGCGTCATCGTGGGGGAAGACGGCCTGATCGTGACGAACGAGCATGTCATCCTGGACGCCGACGAGATCGTCGTCCGGCTGGCCGACCGCTCCGAGTACCGCGCGAAGGTGATCGGCGCAGACTCGCGGACCGACATCGCGCTCCTCCGGATCCAGCCTTCCCGGAAGCTTCCCGTGGTTGTCCTCGGGGATTCCTCCCGCCTCCGGGTCGGGGAGTGGGCCATCGCGGTGGGGAATCCCTTCGGGCTGGAGAGCACCGTGACCGTGGGCGTGATCAGCGCGACGGGGCGGACCGATCCGGGAAACGACTCCGTCTCCGAGTTGATCCAGACCGACGCTTCCATCAACCCCGGAAACTCCGGAGGCCCGCTCCTGAACACGCGGGGGGAGGTGATCGGGATCAACTCCTCGATGGTGAGCGCGGGGCAGGGGATCGGCTTCGCGATTCCGATCAACACGGTGCTCGCGATCGAGGAGGAACTGGCGCGCAGCGGGACGGTTCGCCGCGGATGGCTCGGGGTCGGCATCCAGCCGCTGACCGGGGACCTGGCGGAATCGTTCGGCGCCCGGGGGGAGGCCGGGGTTCTCGTGAACCGGGTCTTCCCGGACAGCCCGGCCTCCGCCGGGGGCCTTCGCGGGGGGGACATCGTGATCGCCTTCAACGGCGCGGCGGTCAAGGGGGTGAAGGAGTTCCAGAAGCAGGTCGCCTCCGCATCCCCGGGAGACCCGGTGACGCTGGAGATTCTGCGGGAAGGGAAGCGGATGTCGGCCCGGGCCGTCGTCGCCGAGATGGACGCGCCGGCGCCGCGTCGCGCCTCGAAAAAGGTTCCGCTGGACCCCTGGGGGCTGTACGTCACCGGGATCCCGAGGAAGGTCCTGCGCGGGATGGAAATCGAAGGCGGGGTGGAGGTGGCGACGGCCGACCCGTCGGGTCCTGCGGGGAGAGGAGGAGTGCGCGAGGGAGACATCCTGCTGCGGATCAACCGGGAGCCGGTGACGGGGATCGCCGCCTACCGGAAGATCCTCGCGAAGCTTCCCGCCGGGAAGATGGTGTCGGTCCTGGTGCTGCGGGAGGGCGGACAGATGTATCTGGCGTTCCGGAACAAAGACCGGTAAAAAGGAAGGGAAGACACGGGATCGCCCAAGGAGGGGAGAGATGGGGGTCGTGAAGGATCCTGATGTGGCCCGCCGGATCGCGCGGGCCGTCGTTTCGGACATCGCGCTCTACAACTCGAAGAAGGTGGAGGAGGGGATCGCGAACGACAACCTGTTCGACCTGCTCCGGGACGAGATCGAGGAGGGGCGCAGCTACTATCTGAGCCGGGTCGACCCCGAGGTCGTGCAGAGCACGAACTTCTTCAACCGGGCGCTCGTCGACCTCCTCGTGAAGCCGGCGGGCCGGATCCCCTCCAGGGTCTGG from Deltaproteobacteria bacterium GWC2_65_14 harbors:
- a CDS encoding riboflavin biosynthesis protein RibF; its protein translation is MIVVRGSSAFSSRQGVSLTVGNFDGVHLGHQELLRRTVDLAKREGTVSVALTFSPHPVRYFSPGARFYEITTGEERAALIAAAGIDALVVESFDEGIGRMSPEEFGREILSRRLSARWVTVGYDFTFGKSRSGSPSELRRIGQEAGFEVCVVPPVLRGGLIVSSTRIRDLLLAGRVREAEELLSRPFVLSGPVVTGAGRGKKLGFPTANVRFSQELVPLPGVYVVEAEVDGALHRSVANVGFSPTFGENSLGLEVYLIDFERDLYGNQVAVHFRDRIRDERKFKTVSDLARQIEADVRFAREAKYPRRRPLGGREESAGAGGSPA